The DNA segment ATACAGTTCAGGATCTTTTTGAGAAACGGAGGATGGCGCGGATGACGGACAGCGGGTCGGGGGGCTCGGGATCGATGAAGGTGGCGTACGAGGACGTTCAGGCCCACTACGACATCTCCAACGAGTTCTTCGGGCTGTGGCAGGACCCGACGCGGACGTACAGCTCCGCCTACTTCGAGCGTGAAGACATGACGCTCGAAGAGGCGCAGCTGGCCAAGATCGACCTGGCACTCGGCAAGCTCGACCTGCGGCCCGGGATGACGTTGCTCGACGTTGGCTGCGGCTGGGGCGCGATGATGAAGCGCGCGATCGAGAAGTACGACGTCAACGTCATCGGCCTCACCCTCAGCAAGAATCAGCAGGCGCTCGGCCAGCAGATCCTCGACGGGATCGACACGCAGCGGTCCCGCGAGGTCATGCTGCGCGGCTGGGAGGAGTTCGAACAGCCGGTCGACCGCATCGTCAGCATCGAGGCCTTCGAGGCTTTCCCGAAGGAGCGCTACAAGGCGTTCTTCGATCTGTGCCACCGCATCATGCCGGACGACGGGCGCATGGTGCTGCAGACGATCATGGGGCACCCGCTCAAGCGCTGGCCGGAGCTGGGGGTGCCGATCACCATGTCCGATCTGCGGTTCATGCGCTTCATCGCCAAGGAGATCTTCCCCGGCGGTTCGGTGCCGTGCGACGAGGACGTCATCGAATTCTCAACGGCAGCAGGATTTTCCGTCGCGGAGCGCGACGATCTGACCGCCAGCTACGTCCGGACACTCACCACATGGGCGCAGAGCCTCGAGGCGCAGCGTGAGCAGGCGATCGCGGTGACGAGCGAAGAGGTCTACGACCGCTACATGAGGTACCTGCTGGGCTGCGCGGACTTCTTCAACCGCAACGTCAGCTACGTCGAGCAGTTCACGCTGGTCAAGTAGAAGTTTGCGAAAGCACACGTTGACACATCCCCTTCTCAAATGAGCCCGCATCCGCTTCATCGGTGAGCGACACTGACACCCGGAACATCGCCATCCGGGGGGATCATGTCCGCGAACACGCAGCAGGAACAATCGACCGGGACCACACCGAGGCGCACCCTGCGGCTCGCTCTCGCGATGCGCGGCGGAGTCAGCCTGGCGGTCTGGATCGGCGGCGCCGTCGCCGAGATCGACGTGTTCCGCCGCGCCTGCAGCGGCGGGCCCACACCCGCTCCCGGAAGCCGCGGTGCGCGGTACCGGGAAATGCTCCACCGCACGGGCAAGTACGGCTCGGTCGAGATCGACATCCTCGCCGGTGCAAGCGCCGGCGGACTGAACGCCGTGCTGTACGGGCTGGCGCAGACGTGCGGATCCCGACTCGACGACATCGCCCACTCCACCTGGATCCAAGACGGGGGAATGTGGGAGCTGTTGCGCGAGCCGGGGTTGGGCCGCGTGCCGTCGGTGCTGCGCGGTGACGAACACTTCTACGTCGTCATGCGCGAGGCGCTCAAGCGGATCGCGGACAAGAGCGAAGGCGCGTACGCGGTGCAGCGGTTGACCGTCGAGCTGGCCGCCACCCTGCTGACCGACGAGTCCGACTCCGACCGCGCCAACCGCGCCCGCTTCTCGTTCCTCACCAGCCAGGGCACCATGGGGTCGCGGCAGAGCACCATCCCCAACGGCGCGGAGGCCGGCACCCCCGACGGCGAGAGCGCCCTGGACCGGCTGGCGCTGGCGGCCCGCGCCACATCGTCGTTCCCCGGTGCGTTCGAACCCGCGAGCATCTACTCGGTCACCCCCGCAGCGCCCGACGCCCAGAGCGAAAGTCCCTCCATCCCACCGTATTTCGAACCGCGCAAGAGGGGTGACCTCGCCCGCGGTACCCGCAGGGAGTCGCGGCCCGGCGGCCGGGACGCCGGGTTGGGGGTCAACATGTCCGCGGCGTTCCCGTACGCCGAATGGTATTCGTTGACGGCCGAGCGGGACTCAGAGGAGGCGGTCGTGGAGAGTCCGTACAACGTCGTCGACGGCGGGCTCTTCGACAACATCCCGATCGACCGGGCGATCCGGGCGATCAAGCTGGCCCCTGCCAGCGGTCCGTCAGAGCGGTTCCTGCTGTATCTCGATCCCGAGCCGCCCGCGCGTGAGTCGACAGAAATCGACGCAACGCGCAAAGATTCGGCACTCAACTGGTTGCCGGTGATCAAGCGGTCACTGAGCCTCAAACAACGCGCCGAAACCGCCCAGGACGAGCTCGGACTCCTTCTCGAGCACAACGATGCGGTATTGGCCAACCGCGGCCGCTTGGAGGCGTTGGCCAGTCGGCTTCGGGCGAATTCTCCGGGTGCGCCGCCGTTCATCGATCCGCAGGCCTACGTGCAGTACCGCATCGCCGCCGATTCGGCCCGGATCGCCTCACTGCTGACCAACCCGTGGGAGGAGCTGTGCCAGCCACCGCGTCTCGGCGGTGACTACATCCCGCTCAATCGTCAGCTCGCGTTGACGGTGAAGGATCAACTGGCCGCTTCCTACAACGGCACGACCGGGATCGAAGCGCGACTGGCGTCCGACGTGGTGGCGATGGCCGCGCAGGTGCGGGTGCTGATCGCCTGGGCGCGCAGCCTCGAGAGCCTGCTGCAGGAACTCGCTGATTATCCCGATCCGCAGGGCGAGCGCGCGCTCGCCGGAGCGACCATCTCGGCCTGGAAGCTGACGCTGTATCGGTGGCTGAGTGTCCTGGTCGCGGCCAAGCACCGCGCCGTCGACGAGGTGCTCGTCGACCCCCTGCGGAGCGACCGTGAACGGTTCGAAACCTACCCACTGGCCGACCGCATGGACGAGTGCTTCAACGCGCAGGACGACCTGCTCCTCACCGACGAGCTGGCCGAAATGCTCTGCGCTCCGTCGTCGCCGGCCGATGACATCCAGTTTCACCGGTACCTCGCCGACGGCGATGAGTTCACAACAGGCACCCCTCTGGCCGAGAACCTCACCAGCGCTGTGGCCACTGCTCGCGCATGCCTGCTGAATGACTCCTCGCCCGTCGTGGCCGGGTTGCCCACGCTGCAGCCACCCGTGCCTGACAAGGTTCGGATCTTCACCGAATCCGTCTACGCCCTCTTCTACGACGCCCCGCTCGACGACGCCTCCGTCGCGGACATCACCATGTTGTTCTGCCAGACCGGCATTCCCGACACCGCGTCCATCGTGAAGTTCGACCGGATCACCAGCACTGAACCGGCGTCAACAGAAGTGGTGGACACGGGCGTGCTCGTACGCGCAGCGCGCGCAACACTTCTGCGGTCCTGGCTCCGGCGTCCTCCAACCGACGTTGTCCGGTTGCAGCAGGTGTTGGACATGGACCCGAGGGAGCTGGTGTCGTCGTCGGACGCCAAGCTGGCCGGCAATGCCCTGGCCCGCTTCGGTGGGTTCTTGCTCACCAACTGGCGACGCAACGACTGGCAGTGGGGGCGACTCGATGCCGCCGCGGCCCTGACCCGGATCATCGACGACAGCTATCCGACACCGCCTGAGGACGAGAACGCGCGGGAGGCACAGCGAGACAACGACATCGAGTTCCTTCAGGGGTCCATCTGCGCCGATGCCCGCACCGCCGGAGACACCACCGCCGACGGCCGGTTGGTCACCGAAACCGTCGGCGGCCAGACCCTTGATGCGCTCACCCCGCACTACCGCTTTGCGCTGGCCTCGCGGATCGTTCCGCTGCTCTCGCGCGCCGTGTTGCCCGCGGATTCGGCCGGCTGGCCGGCGAAGGCCGCACAGTGGGCAGCGCACCTCGCTCTGCTGCGGCCCCTTGCCGTACCGCTGCCGCTGGTCGCCGACCCGTTGCGGCTGGTGCTGGCGCTCGCCGCGATCCTGCTCTCCTCGGCGCTGCTCGGTGTCTCGGACAGCCCCCGGCCGCTCCACATCGTGTACATCCTCGTGCTCATCGGGCTCGGAGGGGCCATCGGAGTCGCCACCGCACGAATCCATTCTCGGTGGCGCACAATGCGAAAGACTTTTCCTCCTGAGGACGACAGCCGACAGGCCTGGCGGGACCTTCTCGCCGCTTCCGATCGCGGGCGGTACCGCGCCGCCTCCGGTCTCCTGGCCCTTATGGTGGTGGCCGTCGGCGTCTGGCATCTGGTCGATCTGGTGAGGCACTGGGACTCGGGGAGGTCCTCCGATCCCGGATACCTTGCGGTCCCCTTCGAGGCATTCGCGGCGTTGGTGACGCTGGCGGTCGCCGCGTACCGTTGGCTGTTCAAGAAGTCGGCCGAGATCGAGGTCGAGGGGATCCGCGCCGTCGGTGCGAAGCATGGGGTCAGACGATTCGTGGGAGTCCTGTCGGCGCTCGCCTTGATAGCGGTGGTCCTGTCGACGCCGGACGTGCCGAAAGCGTGGCGGCCGGAATGGTTGACACCCACTCAGGCGGCCGCCGTGATCGCCGGGGTGACGGTGGCCGTGCTGGTCGGGGTCTCGCTGTGGGGGTGGGCGGCCGGACGAGGTCTCGCGATCTGTGTCGTGGCGATCACGCTGGCCGCCGCTCTTCTGCAATACGTCTTCGACGTGTGGTGGAAGAGTAGCGGCAACCGTGTCCTCGACATCCTGCCCGTGCTCACGTGGATGGTGTTGCTGGGCAACGTGATCGCGGTGCTGCCCTGCCGGCGTGCGAACTACGGCGACCCTGCGGCCGTCAGCGTGAGCCGAGAGCGCCCCTCCGGAACGTCGACGACAGCTCCCGCCGGTGCGCCGTCGAGTTCCACCGCCGTCCCCGGCGGCAGTGACGCCAGCCGGACCCGCACCGGGTGATCGGTCGACACCGCGATCGTCGACCGCGGCAGCGTCGCCAGCCCGGCGCGCACCACGTCCACCGCCACCCCGGCGACCCCACTGAGATCCAACGTCAGCCACGGCATCGGGTCGACCTCACCGCCGAGCTGCCATGTCATTTCCGTGAAGAGCCCGGGTGTCGGGTCGAAGTCGGGGATGACGCCGCGCCGGCGCTTGATCGTGCGCGTCCGGTCGGGCCGCGCGTAGGACCGGGCGTCGACCTTGGCGCGCCTCCCCCTCTGCGCCGTCACGTCGTCCGCGGCGCGTAGCTCCGACACCCACCACACCCGGTGCGGGCCGATGCCGAGATCCTCGCGCACCAGCTGCGGATACCACGCGAATGTGATGTGCCCCGGATCTGCCTGGCGCAGACCGGTTCCCATGTGCGCGACCGGATCGTCGAAGTCGTCCTTGAGCAGGAACGCGATGTGGTCCTCGACCGGATACGCGGCGAACCGGTATCGGTAGCCGAGCCGGTCCAGCTCGAACACCTGCTGGACGATGCCCGGGAACGGGACGAATTGGTCGAGGCCGCCGTGGGCGATGACGAACGGCAGCCACCGGGCGTTCGCGAGCAGCGGCCAGGTGTCCCCCTCTCGCGCGCAGTGTGACGTGGGGTCGAAGTCGGCCGGCGCCTCGACCCCGCGCACCAGCCGCACCCCGCACGTCGGCGGGCCGGCCAGCACGACCGCCTGGGCGAACACCTCCGGATAGCTCAACCCCAGCTTGTACGTGCCGTACCCGCCCATCGAGTACCCGGCGATCACCGTGCGGTTCGGGTCGGCGCCGAGCTGTTCGACCACCCGGGCGAACACCTCCCACACGTCGAGTTCGCCCTCGTCGAAGTACCAGCACGCCGGGCCCCGTGCCAAGGGGGTGACGACGATCGAGTTCCGGCCGTCGCACACCTCGTGCAGCAGCTTCGGATCGAACGCGGCGTACTGGTTCTGCCCCAGCGCCAGCGAGTGCAGCATCAGGGTCAGCGGCAGTTTCCGTCCCGGCGCGTATGTCGCGGGCAGGCACACCGAGTAGGGCTGCACCCGGCCGAGGAACTGGGGCTTGGTGTCGAGGATGTTGCCGTCGCCGACGCCCTGCCCCAGCTCGATCGACGACACGTACCAGCGGGTGGACGTGCCGGTCACCACCGGTTCGTCGTCGGTCCGGCGGGCGGCGAGCTGATCCCACGGCACCGCCAGCGAGAACTGCGACACGTCGCCGTCGTCGAGCGCATCGGCCTGCGCCTGATCCGACCAGAAGTTCAGGTGCACCTTCTCCTGCTCGCGGGTGCGGAACGCGAGGTTGTACACGTTGGGCTGGCCCGGCCCGGCGCCGCGCACGAACGGCACCTCGGCGAACCCGTCACCGTCCTCGTCGGCCAACCCGGCCCCCAGGCGCACCGTCCACGTGCCTGACGGTGCGACGAGGGGCCGCGGGACCTTGGCGAGGAACGTGCGCGACTCCATGTCGGCCCGGTGCTCCACCGCGGTGCGCGTCCCGGTGGTCAGGTCGATCAGCCACGCCCCCTGTCCAGACATCAGCAGTGCCAGATCGATCCCCGCGGAGCGGACACCGGCGTTCGCCGGCCACTCGTTGGTGCCGCCCGCAGAGCGGTCGGTGTCGAATGTGAACAGGCCGATGGGGATCGCGCTGTCCAGCAAGGTGTTCCAGTCGATCCGCCACCACGTGTGCGTGGTGTCCAGTCCGATCGCCACGCGGAAAATGTCGGCCCCGTTGTCGGCGGCGGGCCCCTCCGGATACACGTAGGTGCCCCGCGCCGGCGCCCCGCCGGTGGGCACCCGGACCGGAACCCC comes from the Mycolicibacterium litorale genome and includes:
- a CDS encoding cyclopropane mycolic acid synthase family methyltransferase: MTDSGSGGSGSMKVAYEDVQAHYDISNEFFGLWQDPTRTYSSAYFEREDMTLEEAQLAKIDLALGKLDLRPGMTLLDVGCGWGAMMKRAIEKYDVNVIGLTLSKNQQALGQQILDGIDTQRSREVMLRGWEEFEQPVDRIVSIEAFEAFPKERYKAFFDLCHRIMPDDGRMVLQTIMGHPLKRWPELGVPITMSDLRFMRFIAKEIFPGGSVPCDEDVIEFSTAAGFSVAERDDLTASYVRTLTTWAQSLEAQREQAIAVTSEEVYDRYMRYLLGCADFFNRNVSYVEQFTLVK
- a CDS encoding alpha/beta hydrolase-fold protein codes for the protein MSLISTALLPVRVARRVVGAVANAIAPSPAPAADLVVLDGMPEGVPPAALQREPALPAPASWPFGEHFPRTCGTGRFAEGALFWTDFLYDDHGASGVPVRVPTGGAPARGTYVYPEGPAADNGADIFRVAIGLDTTHTWWRIDWNTLLDSAIPIGLFTFDTDRSAGGTNEWPANAGVRSAGIDLALLMSGQGAWLIDLTTGTRTAVEHRADMESRTFLAKVPRPLVAPSGTWTVRLGAGLADEDGDGFAEVPFVRGAGPGQPNVYNLAFRTREQEKVHLNFWSDQAQADALDDGDVSQFSLAVPWDQLAARRTDDEPVVTGTSTRWYVSSIELGQGVGDGNILDTKPQFLGRVQPYSVCLPATYAPGRKLPLTLMLHSLALGQNQYAAFDPKLLHEVCDGRNSIVVTPLARGPACWYFDEGELDVWEVFARVVEQLGADPNRTVIAGYSMGGYGTYKLGLSYPEVFAQAVVLAGPPTCGVRLVRGVEAPADFDPTSHCAREGDTWPLLANARWLPFVIAHGGLDQFVPFPGIVQQVFELDRLGYRYRFAAYPVEDHIAFLLKDDFDDPVAHMGTGLRQADPGHITFAWYPQLVREDLGIGPHRVWWVSELRAADDVTAQRGRRAKVDARSYARPDRTRTIKRRRGVIPDFDPTPGLFTEMTWQLGGEVDPMPWLTLDLSGVAGVAVDVVRAGLATLPRSTIAVSTDHPVRVRLASLPPGTAVELDGAPAGAVVDVPEGRSRLTLTAAGSP